A section of the Sporichthyaceae bacterium genome encodes:
- a CDS encoding amidohydrolase family protein gives MPIRHLPVVGTPTDPPPRLRKIAIEEHFIDPEQVRPNLGDGFTAEFAQPGSSYGGFNPEFAEVVRARLDDLGEGRLAEMDAAGIDVAVLSHTIGGVEGIADPALAVATAARVNDFLAAQVATGGGRFAGLASLPLQDVAAAVAELRRAVTALGLVGVMVNGFTELGADKLYLDEDRFEPLWAALEELGVPLYLHPRLPARAVQEAIYRGHPELVGATWGFAPETATHVLRIVYGGVFDRHPGAKLIIGHLGEMLPFFAGRIQRAFEYNPYSRRVAKRLQDYLSDNIWVTTSGNFNDQALITALLTVGADHVLFATDYPYDMATAAAEWIERAPISENDRRKICHGNAAALFGLRP, from the coding sequence ATGCCGATAAGGCACCTGCCCGTCGTCGGGACGCCCACCGACCCGCCGCCGCGTTTGCGCAAGATCGCGATCGAGGAACACTTCATCGATCCCGAACAGGTCCGGCCCAACCTCGGGGACGGCTTCACCGCGGAGTTCGCCCAGCCGGGCTCGAGCTACGGCGGCTTCAACCCGGAGTTCGCCGAGGTGGTCCGGGCGCGGCTGGATGATCTGGGCGAGGGCCGGTTGGCCGAGATGGACGCCGCGGGCATCGACGTCGCGGTGCTGTCCCACACCATCGGGGGCGTGGAGGGCATCGCCGATCCGGCCCTCGCGGTGGCCACGGCTGCGCGGGTCAACGACTTCCTGGCTGCGCAGGTCGCCACCGGCGGCGGACGGTTCGCGGGGCTGGCGAGCCTGCCGTTGCAGGACGTTGCGGCGGCAGTGGCCGAGCTGCGCCGGGCGGTCACCGCGTTGGGGCTGGTCGGTGTGATGGTCAACGGCTTCACCGAACTCGGCGCCGACAAGCTGTACCTGGACGAGGACCGGTTCGAGCCGCTCTGGGCGGCGTTGGAGGAACTTGGCGTGCCGTTGTACCTGCATCCGCGCCTGCCCGCGCGAGCCGTGCAGGAGGCCATCTATCGCGGGCACCCGGAACTGGTGGGCGCCACGTGGGGTTTCGCGCCGGAGACGGCCACCCACGTGCTGCGGATCGTGTACGGCGGAGTTTTCGACCGGCACCCGGGCGCGAAGCTGATCATCGGGCACCTCGGGGAGATGCTGCCGTTCTTCGCCGGACGCATCCAACGCGCGTTCGAGTACAACCCCTACTCCCGCCGGGTGGCCAAACGGTTGCAGGACTACCTGTCGGACAACATCTGGGTGACCACCAGCGGCAACTTCAACGACCAGGCGTTGATCACCGCGCTGCTCACCGTCGGGGCCGATCACGTCCTGTTCGCCACCGACTATCCCTACGACATGGCGACCGCGGCCGCGGAATGGATCGAGCGCGCCCCGATCAGCGAGAACGACCGCCGCAAGATCTGCCACGGCAATGCCGCTGCCCTGTTCGGCTTGCGCCCATGA
- a CDS encoding nuclear transport factor 2 family protein has product MATDSEQIVRKAYQIAEDYDLAGWAAAFTPDGTFTDESIGRVFRGPEEVPIQVVNYKTAFPDMHRELFNVYVTGNIVVVQLALQGTHLGPLNLPQGTIAATGKRMDAPCCDVFELSDGLIKRFDCYPSGTVILGQLGLAG; this is encoded by the coding sequence ATGGCGACCGACAGCGAGCAGATCGTCCGGAAGGCGTACCAGATCGCGGAGGACTACGACCTGGCCGGCTGGGCCGCGGCTTTCACCCCGGACGGCACGTTCACCGACGAATCCATCGGTCGGGTCTTCCGCGGTCCGGAGGAGGTGCCCATCCAGGTGGTGAACTACAAGACCGCCTTCCCGGACATGCACCGTGAGCTCTTCAACGTCTACGTGACCGGCAACATCGTGGTCGTCCAACTTGCTCTGCAGGGGACCCACCTGGGCCCGTTGAATCTGCCGCAGGGCACCATCGCGGCCACCGGCAAGCGGATGGACGCGCCGTGCTGCGACGTGTTCGAGCTGTCCGACGGCCTGATCAAGCGCTTCGACTGCTACCCGTCGGGGACTGTGATCCTCGGCCAACTCGGACTGGCGGGCTGA
- a CDS encoding AAA family ATPase → MLLGRMHECAVLDRLLGAGRAGHGGSLVVHGEPGIGKTALLEYAVSAATDFQVLRSTGHEAEVELPFAAMHQMCSPDPSVLEVLPEAQRIALQVATGQLLGPAPDRLLVGLAALSMTSQLAAGRPLLCVVDDTQWLDRESARAFAFVARRLTDEPIVLVFGSRVVTPEVRGLPELSIEGLGETAALTLLRSVLPDRVDDRVLERFVAEAHGNPLALIELPRDLTPAQLAGGFGAPVTAPLTGRIEAGFQRRLKKLPPASRRLLLVAAAEPTGDPVLVWRAAEQLGVEESAVAAIEAEGLLDLATRIVFRHPLVRSAVYTAATPEQRRAVHRALGEATDAAVDPDRRAWHLAQATPRPDDAVADDLELSAGRARARGGLAAAAAFLQRAAELTVDPSRRASRALSAAESKRQAGALDEALSLANLAQQGPLDDFGQAQVQVLRARVAFASDRGSEAPPLLLDAARRLEVHDPALARETYLDALTATLFAGGLATVCGPADVAKAALSAPRAGSGARASDLLLEGLALLIAEGSAAGTGPLRKALQAFRGDAVDARESLRWMWLAGRAAVLIWDYESWDALTARQIEVAREEGALTVLPLTLSTRAGVHLVAGELATAASLVEQVAAVADATDVRTAPYAAVMVAALRGHSAEAEELIRTTTEDFRTRGEGMGITGLRWSSALLYNGIGRYQDAFEAAAVAFEDPFGIWFSPWATVEYIEAAARTGRVEAATLGLERLTTATSAAGTAWGSAVEDRCRALVSEGTVAEGLYRAAIDSLASTVLRLDLARTRLLYGEWLRRERRNLEAREQLSAAHQMFGDFGIDGFAERARIELRAVGGRTRKPAAADTNALTPQEGQISRLVAQGLTNLEIAGQLFLSPSTVEYHLHKVFRKLGVKTRTQLARHALQGGRQDWGSPG, encoded by the coding sequence ATGCTGCTCGGCCGCATGCACGAGTGCGCGGTGCTCGACCGGCTGCTGGGCGCGGGGCGGGCCGGTCACGGCGGGTCGCTGGTCGTGCACGGCGAACCCGGCATCGGCAAGACGGCGCTGCTCGAGTACGCGGTCTCGGCCGCGACGGATTTCCAGGTGCTGCGTTCGACCGGTCACGAGGCGGAGGTGGAGCTGCCCTTCGCCGCGATGCATCAGATGTGCTCACCGGATCCCTCGGTGTTGGAGGTTCTGCCCGAGGCGCAGCGGATCGCGCTGCAGGTGGCCACCGGCCAGCTCCTCGGGCCGGCTCCGGATCGGCTCCTCGTCGGGCTTGCCGCGTTGAGCATGACCTCGCAGCTGGCGGCCGGGCGACCACTGCTGTGCGTCGTGGACGACACCCAGTGGCTGGACCGGGAATCGGCGCGGGCCTTCGCCTTCGTCGCGCGCCGGCTGACGGACGAGCCCATCGTGCTGGTGTTCGGGTCTCGTGTCGTCACCCCCGAAGTTCGAGGACTGCCCGAGCTGTCGATCGAGGGGCTCGGCGAGACGGCAGCCCTGACGCTGCTGCGTTCGGTACTGCCGGACCGGGTGGACGATCGCGTGCTGGAACGCTTCGTGGCCGAGGCGCACGGCAACCCCCTGGCCCTGATCGAACTGCCCCGCGACCTGACGCCGGCTCAGTTGGCAGGTGGTTTCGGCGCGCCGGTCACGGCCCCGCTCACCGGTCGCATCGAAGCCGGCTTCCAACGTCGGTTGAAGAAACTCCCGCCGGCGTCGCGCCGGCTCCTGCTCGTGGCGGCAGCCGAGCCCACCGGGGATCCGGTGCTGGTCTGGCGCGCCGCTGAACAGTTGGGAGTCGAGGAGTCGGCAGTGGCGGCGATCGAGGCCGAAGGCTTGCTCGATCTCGCCACCCGCATCGTGTTCCGGCACCCGCTCGTCCGGTCGGCGGTGTACACCGCGGCTACTCCCGAGCAACGCCGAGCCGTGCATCGTGCGCTCGGTGAGGCCACCGACGCGGCGGTGGACCCGGACCGCCGCGCCTGGCACCTCGCGCAGGCAACCCCTCGCCCCGACGATGCCGTCGCCGACGACCTCGAACTGTCGGCCGGCCGCGCCCGCGCCCGCGGGGGTCTTGCCGCCGCCGCGGCATTCCTGCAGCGGGCCGCGGAACTGACGGTGGACCCATCCCGGCGGGCGAGCCGGGCACTGTCTGCCGCCGAGTCCAAACGACAGGCCGGGGCGCTGGACGAGGCGCTCTCGCTGGCCAACCTCGCCCAGCAAGGGCCGCTGGACGACTTCGGGCAGGCGCAGGTCCAGGTCCTGCGGGCGCGCGTCGCGTTCGCCTCCGACCGAGGCAGTGAGGCGCCGCCGCTTCTGCTCGACGCTGCCCGCCGCCTGGAGGTGCACGACCCGGCCCTGGCCAGGGAGACCTATCTCGACGCTCTCACCGCGACACTGTTCGCCGGCGGCCTCGCCACCGTCTGCGGTCCGGCTGACGTGGCAAAGGCGGCGTTGAGCGCACCACGGGCGGGGAGCGGTGCGCGGGCCAGCGACCTGCTGCTCGAGGGGCTGGCCCTGCTGATCGCCGAGGGCTCTGCGGCGGGTACCGGACCCCTGCGCAAGGCCTTGCAGGCGTTCCGCGGTGATGCCGTGGACGCCCGGGAGAGCCTGCGGTGGATGTGGCTGGCCGGTCGTGCGGCCGTCCTGATCTGGGATTACGAGAGCTGGGACGCCCTGACCGCGCGTCAGATCGAGGTGGCCCGTGAGGAGGGGGCGCTGACGGTACTGCCGCTCACATTGAGCACCCGCGCCGGCGTGCATCTGGTCGCCGGAGAGTTGGCCACGGCCGCCTCGTTGGTCGAGCAGGTGGCAGCGGTCGCGGATGCGACCGACGTCCGGACGGCGCCCTATGCGGCGGTCATGGTCGCCGCCCTGCGCGGGCACAGCGCCGAGGCGGAGGAGCTCATCCGGACCACGACGGAGGATTTTCGCACCCGCGGCGAGGGCATGGGAATCACCGGCCTGCGCTGGTCTTCGGCGTTGCTGTACAACGGCATCGGTCGGTACCAGGATGCCTTCGAGGCCGCGGCGGTGGCCTTCGAGGACCCGTTCGGAATCTGGTTCTCGCCGTGGGCGACGGTGGAGTACATCGAGGCTGCCGCCCGAACCGGTCGTGTCGAAGCTGCCACGCTCGGGCTGGAACGCCTCACCACGGCGACGTCCGCCGCCGGGACCGCGTGGGGGAGCGCCGTGGAGGATCGCTGCCGGGCCCTGGTGAGCGAAGGGACGGTCGCTGAGGGTCTCTACCGGGCGGCCATCGACAGTCTTGCCTCCACTGTCCTGCGCCTGGACCTTGCGCGCACCCGGCTCCTCTACGGCGAGTGGTTGCGCCGGGAACGCCGCAACCTGGAGGCGCGGGAACAACTGTCGGCCGCCCACCAGATGTTCGGCGACTTCGGCATCGACGGATTCGCCGAGCGCGCCCGGATCGAACTGCGCGCCGTTGGCGGCCGCACCCGGAAACCGGCCGCGGCGGACACCAACGCGTTGACCCCGCAGGAGGGGCAGATCTCTCGGTTGGTGGCGCAGGGCCTGACCAATCTGGAGATCGCGGGCCAACTCTTTCTCAGCCCCAGCACCGTGGAGTACCACCTGCACAAGGTGTTCCGGAAGCTGGGCGTCAAGACACGAACTCAACTGGCCCGCCACGCCCTGCAGGGCGGACGCCAGGACTGGGGATCTCCTGGATGA
- a CDS encoding hydrolase → MTSEPIRDPVTDPLLTPQNAALLVIDYQPSQLAAVRSMDHELLTDNIVSVARLARTYGLPVVLSTVNVANGQGPTLPELREVLADNEEIDRTQINSWEDVEFRRAVLATGRKKLIIAALWTEVCLAFPALDALREGFEVYPVVDAVGGTSLEAHRAGLERIAQAGGQPISWVSLACELQRDWARVATVPEVVDIVLTTRLLKSA, encoded by the coding sequence ATGACCAGCGAGCCGATCAGGGACCCGGTCACCGACCCGCTGCTCACCCCGCAGAACGCGGCTCTGCTGGTGATCGACTACCAGCCGAGTCAGCTAGCCGCCGTGCGCTCGATGGACCACGAATTGTTGACGGACAACATCGTCTCGGTGGCTCGGCTGGCGCGGACCTACGGACTGCCCGTGGTGCTCTCGACCGTCAACGTCGCCAACGGGCAGGGCCCGACTCTCCCCGAGTTGCGCGAGGTCCTCGCCGACAACGAGGAGATCGACCGGACGCAGATCAACTCGTGGGAGGACGTCGAGTTCCGGCGCGCGGTGTTGGCGACCGGCCGGAAGAAGCTGATCATCGCCGCATTGTGGACCGAGGTGTGTCTGGCGTTCCCCGCGTTGGACGCGCTGCGCGAGGGATTCGAGGTCTACCCGGTCGTCGACGCGGTCGGGGGGACCTCCCTCGAGGCGCACCGCGCCGGCCTCGAGCGGATCGCGCAGGCAGGAGGGCAACCGATCAGCTGGGTATCCTTGGCCTGCGAACTTCAACGCGACTGGGCGCGTGTCGCGACGGTTCCCGAGGTCGTCGACATCGTGCTGACCACGCGCCTGTTGAAGTCAGCCTGA
- a CDS encoding nuclear transport factor 2 family protein: MHSVLTPTQAADRLAIRELFDAYAHCADRRDLEGQKALFTVDTRFAVHMDGEGTDPTYVLHGREALTPVFDDLNRYYVTTHFNGQSTVDLDGDHATGECYTLAHHLFVDKGTRKIMVASLRYLDTYAKLDGAWYFAERILILDWSETRCLT; encoded by the coding sequence ATGCACTCCGTACTGACGCCCACGCAGGCCGCGGATCGGTTGGCGATTCGTGAGTTGTTCGACGCCTACGCCCATTGTGCCGACCGACGCGACCTGGAGGGCCAGAAGGCCCTGTTCACCGTCGACACCAGATTCGCCGTGCACATGGACGGGGAGGGCACCGATCCGACGTATGTGCTGCACGGTCGCGAGGCGCTCACCCCCGTCTTCGACGACCTGAACCGCTACTACGTCACCACGCATTTCAACGGCCAGAGCACGGTCGACCTCGACGGGGACCACGCGACCGGCGAGTGCTACACACTGGCGCATCACCTGTTCGTGGACAAAGGCACCCGCAAGATCATGGTCGCCTCGCTGCGTTACCTGGACACCTACGCGAAGCTCGATGGCGCCTGGTACTTCGCCGAACGCATCCTGATCCTCGACTGGAGCGAGACGCGCTGCCTGACGTAG
- a CDS encoding alpha-hydroxy-acid oxidizing protein, which yields MELLPLVVAAVGDRAEVLVDTGVTTGSDIVAAVGLGATAVMVGRAYLYGLMAGGERGVTRALTILRQETVRTLQLLGVAEMDEWDRNT from the coding sequence CTGGAACTGCTGCCTCTGGTGGTCGCCGCTGTCGGCGATCGGGCCGAGGTCCTCGTCGACACCGGAGTCACCACGGGATCCGACATCGTGGCCGCGGTCGGTCTCGGCGCAACCGCAGTCATGGTCGGCCGGGCTTATCTCTACGGCCTGATGGCCGGCGGCGAGCGCGGGGTGACGCGTGCGCTGACGATCCTCCGACAGGAGACGGTGCGGACCCTACAACTGCTGGGCGTCGCCGAAATGGACGAGTGGGACCGGAACACGTGA
- a CDS encoding GntR family transcriptional regulator produces the protein MLRDELFEGTLLPGTRLREEHLCERFDVGRHTARAALRLLVDRGLVVHERNRGATVPELTRERIDEFFGFRIVLELGSLRLALGRGADLSAVDAAVRELEALPEHASWLELTEVHGRIHHEIVAAADNDHLLHAYARCEEEMRVLLGVLRPDFSARRMAVLHRHLLDQLLIGGDVAVQALTDDLELAGRAALLQALHRAEYAARAIGARPVPRAAEIR, from the coding sequence GTGCTGCGCGACGAACTGTTCGAGGGCACGCTGTTGCCGGGCACCCGCCTGCGCGAGGAGCACCTGTGCGAGAGGTTCGATGTGGGGCGCCACACCGCCCGCGCGGCCCTGCGCCTGCTGGTTGATCGTGGGCTGGTCGTGCACGAACGCAACAGGGGCGCGACGGTCCCCGAGCTGACCCGCGAACGCATCGACGAGTTCTTCGGCTTCCGGATCGTGCTCGAACTGGGCAGTTTGCGACTGGCCCTGGGCCGCGGCGCCGACCTGTCCGCCGTCGACGCCGCCGTGCGGGAGCTGGAAGCACTACCTGAGCATGCTTCCTGGCTGGAGCTGACCGAGGTCCACGGCCGCATCCACCACGAGATCGTGGCCGCCGCCGACAACGACCACCTCCTGCACGCCTATGCGCGGTGCGAGGAAGAGATGCGCGTGCTGCTGGGAGTGCTCCGGCCGGATTTCTCCGCTCGACGTATGGCTGTGCTGCACCGCCACCTGTTGGACCAGCTGCTCATCGGCGGCGATGTCGCGGTGCAGGCGCTCACCGACGACCTCGAACTGGCCGGGCGGGCGGCTCTCCTGCAGGCCCTGCACCGGGCCGAGTACGCCGCGCGCGCGATCGGGGCCCGGCCCGTCCCGCGCGCGGCGGAGATTCGCTGA
- a CDS encoding putative toxin-antitoxin system toxin component, PIN family has translation MRAVLDPNVIVSALLSRGGTPAKLLRSWLDGDYELVVSPSLLAELERVLSYPKITRLVTPDETQELLNLLRQQADLYQDPTRAPMIASPDPNDDYLIALAQTAPAVLVSGDTDLLGLTDQIPVYSPEAFLALLSRL, from the coding sequence GTGCGCGCGGTCCTGGACCCCAATGTCATCGTCTCAGCGCTCCTGTCCCGGGGCGGCACACCGGCCAAGCTGCTGCGATCCTGGCTCGACGGGGACTACGAACTGGTCGTGTCCCCGAGCCTGCTCGCCGAACTGGAACGGGTCCTGAGCTACCCGAAGATCACCCGTCTGGTCACCCCCGACGAGACACAAGAACTGCTGAACCTCCTACGCCAACAAGCCGACCTCTACCAGGACCCGACCCGGGCCCCGATGATCGCCTCACCGGACCCCAACGACGACTACCTGATCGCCCTCGCGCAGACCGCCCCGGCCGTGCTCGTCTCCGGAGACACCGACCTGCTCGGACTGACCGACCAGATCCCGGTCTACTCCCCCGAAGCGTTTCTAGCCCTGCTCTCCCGGCTCTGA
- a CDS encoding ribbon-helix-helix protein, CopG family, with translation MPKVRTTVSLDERVMTAVRVRAARTGKGDSEVIEEALRRDLGLDLVERLWAKNDLSEEAAMALALEAQHAARRRKR, from the coding sequence ATGCCGAAGGTACGGACCACTGTGAGCCTGGACGAACGGGTCATGACCGCGGTACGGGTCCGGGCCGCTCGCACCGGCAAGGGCGACAGCGAGGTGATCGAAGAGGCACTGCGCCGAGACTTGGGCCTGGACCTCGTCGAGCGACTCTGGGCGAAGAACGACCTGAGCGAGGAAGCAGCCATGGCGCTGGCTCTGGAAGCCCAGCACGCAGCCCGCCGCCGCAAGCGCTGA